A stretch of Brassica napus cultivar Da-Ae chromosome C6, Da-Ae, whole genome shotgun sequence DNA encodes these proteins:
- the LOC125588652 gene encoding DNA ligase 1-like, protein MCKSRFTKSSMKGYPLEDIYAALGHTKVINSVLVPTVGEEIMLARIIDEEREYHCEGSTSDTWNHWLNVKQKKIFWKELYDLDVAARVFKKKKDKEKVTFLEDSSSKSGLESLKALEEKILGAMSEGFSGLKSVVEAKLGDMDVRMSKFEKNQRQLRRRAKKIEEKLTSIESNKNEERNYGEDMDFGWDDRDYGRAEGKENSEKAKEDKENSESGEEKDVVSGGENSKDGEKENNEKGEEEKDQEPEKDKENSDSVEKGEEYVEESDGESSLLRLQERVRVQAEEFWRTIDDESEAEEEVEKEGEEEAEKEVQEEKEGEKEAEKEVQEEKEGEKEAEKEAEKEVQEEKEAEKVESKGTPTSTGVIVITPHGRTKAAAARKAISISPEIVVVTGIAELAEKEVEVEATQTEQEAIQTEIVEKEAEVTEKDAELAEKEDQDVDEEEEKAEESEDNPVESPSEKHAELAEKSVESDVDLDVEEEEEKDEEIKDNLVESPAKKQTELAEKSVEVELKTKRKPKVKVIAVPYGIPRAERLAKMRAEAEKKKARAEKKKAKADGAPKKKGRPKKTEATLKPCTPLLEKRKSEPSRWVQSPFTEGKTDELEVPKKKLKTKT, encoded by the exons ATGTGCAAGAGCCGCTTTACAAAGAGTAGCATGAAGGGCTATCCTTTGGAAGATATATATGCTGCACTTGGACACACAaag gttatTAACAGTGTGTTGGTGCCAACTGTGGGTGAGGAAATCATGCTGGCTCGTATAATTGATGAGGAGCGAGAGTATCATTGTGAGGGAAGCACAAGTGATACTTGGAACCACTGGCTAAATGTGAAgcagaagaagatattttggaAAGAGCTATACGACTTAGATGTTGCTGCACGAGTgtttaaaaagaagaaggacAAAGAAAAGGTGACGTTTTTAGAAGATTCGTCTTCTAAATCTGGGTTGGAGAGCTTGAAAGCTCTGGAAGAAAAGATTTTGGGGGCCATGAGTGAAGGGTTTTCTGGTCTTAAATCAGTGGTGGAGGCAAAGCTGGGTGATATGGATGTGAGGATgagtaaatttgaaaagaacCAGCGCCAACTTAGAAGAAGGGctaagaaaatagaagaaaagCTGACTTCTATTGAGAGCAACAAAAATGAGGAGAGGAACTATGGTGAAGATATGGATTTTGGATGGGATGATAGAGATTATGGTAGAGCTGAAGGGAAGGAAAACAGTGAGAAGGCTAAGGAAGACAAGGAAAACAGTGAGTCTGGCGAGGAAAAGGATGTGGTCTCGGGTGGGGAAAACAGtaaggatggtgagaaagaaaacaatgagaagggtgaagaagagaaagaccaagaacctgaaaaagacaaagaaaacaGTGACTCTGTTGAGAAAGGCGAAGAATACGTGGAGGAATCAGATGGAGAAAGTTCTCTGTTAAGGCTTCAGGAAAGAGTGAGAGTGCAAGCAGAAGAATTTTGGAGGACAATTGATGATGAGTCTGAGGCTGAGGAAGAGGTTGAGAAAGAGGGTGAGGAAGAGGCTGAGAAAGAGgttcaagaagagaaagagggtgagaaagaggctgagaaagaggttcaagaagagaaagagggtgagaaagaggctgagaaagaggctgagaaagaggttcaagaagagaaagaggctgagaaaGTAGAATCCAAGGGAACTCCTACCTCTACCGGAGTAATAGTCATTACACCACATGGTAGAACTAAGGCAGCAGCTGCGAGGAAAGCAATCTCTATATCACCAGAGATTGTTGTGGTAACAGGGATTGCTGAGCTAGCTGAGAAAGAGGTTGAGGTAGAAGCTACTCAGACAGAGCAAGAAGCTATTCAGACTGAGATTGTTGAGAAAGAGGCTGAGGTTACTGAGAAAGATGCTGAGTTAGCTGAGAAAGAGGATCAAGATGTGGATGAAGAGGAGGAAAAAGCAGAGGAAAGTGAAGATAATCCTGTGGAGAGTCCCTCTGAGAAACATGCTGAGCTAGCTGAGAAGTCAGTTGAATCTGATGTCGATCTAGAtgtggaggaagaggaggaaaaaGATGAGGAAATTAAAGATAATCTTGTGGAGAGTCCCGCTAAGAAACAGACTGAGCTAgctgagaagtcagttgagGTAGAATTAAAGACTAAGCGCAAGCCTAAGGTCAAGGTCATAGCAGTGCCGTATGGCATTCCCAGAGCTGAGAGACTAGCAAAAATGAGAGCTGAAGCTGAAAAAAAGAAAGCTAGAGCTGAAAAAAAGAAAGCTAAAGCTGATGGTGCACCTAAGAAGAAAGGCAGGCCGAAGAAGACTGA
- the LOC125588459 gene encoding uncharacterized protein At3g43530-like — protein sequence MKGRKRKNPSTTCVGVSSRTRARKAVSAGNEPARETTVVSLSVDSESDDMSDASSKARQPPQPLELYFKSTEFTKTCKIQTKCFVKNTVDVIKKLKEEVKWFTTHPQFRHFFHMPDEQYLKLQGMWMLLLRTISTEEEDVAWFSLNGVPIRYSMREHALISGLDCHEYPRKYLKLGSTKFVDYYFGGLKKITITDVEQKLLSMKTPCNDRLKMAVLFFLGRVIRGQAKDSGPVDPFILRIVEDLDVCRTFPWGRLTFEDAIKNIKHMMELLKGEVHPACGFPGFIIPLEVKHTI from the exons ATGAAAGGCCGAAAAAGAAAGAATCCATCTACTACGTGCGTTGGAGTCTCCAGTAGAACTAGAGCTAGAAAGGCGGTCTCAGCTGGGAATGAGCCGGCAAGAGAAACGACTGTAGTTTCTCTCTCTGTTGATTCAGAAAGTGATGACATGTCTGATGCATCATCTAAG GCAAGGCAACCACCACAACCCCTTGAATTATACTTCAAGAGCACAGAGTTCACGAAGACTTGCAAGATTCAAACCAAGTGCTTTGTGAAGAATACAGTGGACGTGATTAAGAAGCTTAAGGAGGAGGTTAAATGGTTCACAACCCATCCTCAATTTCGTCACTTCTTCCACATGCCTGATGAACAATACCTGAAGCTCCAAGGAATGTGGATGTTACTCTTGCGCACCATTTcgactgaagaagaagatgttgcaTGGTTTAGTCTGAATGGTGTTCCCATCCGCTATTCTATGAGGGAGCATGCCCTCATCTCGGGCTTAGACTGCCATGAGTATCCAAGGAAATATTTGAAGCTCGGGAGTACGAAGTTTGTGGATTATTACTTCGGTGGACTAAAGAAGATCACCATAACAGATGTGGAGCAGAAGCTGTTGTCTATGAAGACGCCATGCAATGATAGATTGAAGATGGCTGTCTTGTTCTTCCTTGGTCGGGTTATCAGAGGACAGGCAAAGGATTCCGGACCAGTAGACCCGTTCATCTTAAGGATCGTGGAAGATTTGGATGTTTGCAGAACATTTCCATGGGGTCGTTTGACATTTGAAGATGCAATAAAGAACATTAAGCATATGATGGAGCTTCTGAAGGGTGAAGTGCACCCGGCATGCGGCTTTCCTGGATTCATAATTCCATTAGAGGTAAAGCATACAATCTAG
- the LOC106425532 gene encoding fasciclin-like arabinogalactan protein 10, with protein sequence MAASRVFCLLALTISLLSVIFTVSGHNITQILSQSPEYSSFNSYLSQTKLNDEINSRTTITVLVLNNDAMSSLAGKHPLSVVKTALSLLVLLDYYDPLKLHKISQGTTLTTTLYQTTGRAAGNLGFVNVTDLKGGKVGFGSAAPGSKLDANYTKSVKQIPYNISVLEINAPIIAPGILTAPAPSNNMTELLEKAGCKTFASMLASSGVLKTYESTVEKGLTVFAPSDEAFRGVPDLTKLTQAEVVSLLEYHALAEYKPKGSLKINRNVISTLATNGAGKYDLTTSTSGDEVILHTGVGPSRVADTLVDETPLVVFKLDKVLLPIELFGKSPSPAPEPVSTPTPTPSAKSLSPTPTKSPSPPVAASPPAPPADESSEEAPSDSPTSSENIRAKNAAFHVNTHAYFTAMVTLAATSLFL encoded by the coding sequence ATGGCGGCATCACGAGTTTTCTGTCTCCTTGCATTGACTATATCTCTCCTCTCCGTCATTTTCACCGTCTCCGGCCATAACATCACCCAAATTCTCTCCCAATCGCCGGAATATTCCTCCTTCAACAGCTACCTTTCCCAAACAAAGCTCAACGACGAGATCAACAGCCGCACTACCATCACCGTCCTTGTCCTCAACAATGACGCCATGTCTTCCCTCGCCGGGAAACATCCACTCTCCGTCGTCAAAACTGCTCTCAGTCTCCTCGTCCTCCTCGATTACTACGATCCCTTGAAGCTCCACAAGATCTCTCAAGGCACCACACTCACCACCACGCTTTACCAAACAACCGGTCGAGCTGCCGGAAACCTAGGGTTCGTCAACGTCACGGATCTTAAAGGAGGCAAAGTCGGCTTTGGCTCCGCCGCTCCTGGTTCCAAACTTGATGCCAACTACACCAAATCCGTTAAACAAATACCTTACAACATATCCGTTCTTGAGATCAACGCTCCGATCATCGCTCCGGGAATCTTAACCGCACCAGCTCCCTCCAACAACATGACTGAACTTCTCGAGAAAGCTGGTTGTAAAACCTTTGCGAGTATGCTTGCCTCGAGCGGTGTGCTTAAAACCTACGAATCAACCGTTGAAAAAGGTTTGACGGTTTTTGCACCGTCCGATGAAGCTTTCAGAGGTGTACCAGATCTGACGAAGCTCACACAAGCCGAGGTGGTCTCGCTCCTAGAGTATCACGCCCTTGCGGAATACAAACCCAAAGGCTCATTGAAGATCAACAGAAATGTAATCTCCACGTTAGCCACTAACGGAGCCGGGAAATATGATTTAACGACGTCAACTTCCGGTGACGAGGTTATTCTTCACACTGGCGTTGGTCCGTCGAGAGTTGCTGACACATTGGTTGATGAGACACCCCTTGTAGTATTCAAGCTGGATAAAGTCCTCCTCCCCATAGAGCTCTTCGGAAAATCTCCATCTCCGGCGCCGGAACCAGTGAGCACACCGACACCAACTCCGTCGGCTAAGTCTCTGTCTCCGACTCCAACAAAGTCACCGTCACCACCGGTCGCAGCTTCTCCACCGGCACCTCCAGCTGATGAATCTTCTGAAGAAGCTCCGTCAGACTCGCCAACAAGTTCAGAGAACATCCGTGCAAAAAACGCAGCGTTTCACGTGAATACCCATGCGTACTTCACCGCAATGGTCACTCTTGCGGCCACATCCCTATTCCTATAG
- the LOC111203307 gene encoding uncharacterized protein LOC111203307 has product MRSHFVAVPMSILQPVYSAVTSRSSRLKTHTNLHLRRLTSLVLPPPDPPDPPDPPNLPSSLNGSPRRSLTSISNPPSPNSSQIPSFPRSSSIISIPTGSCRAVHCCCSGECSVSALTCLASHSCCFGHVMVEAQVVPLEPPDPSPPDVSLLLQMQPLARALTFSAVCNFSDTSISSLPWPLLHFEANSVDEKPIVIFSPMNMIVASSDVPFVSYLEQSHFPIFPLIWSELDEQASLVLQGSSSHRMLFSASGAVCVVLWVTLDAIFREAYEAVFDTISYGSSCDLYRHSIYRFDTISYGLFFCLARSSFYVSSFDGV; this is encoded by the exons ATGAGGTCCCACTTTGTAGCTGTGCCAATGTCTATTCTCCAGCCCGTTTACTCTGCAGTGACAAGTCGGAGCAGTCGGCTCAAGACTCACACCAACCTCCATCTCCGTCGGTTGACTTCTCTGGTGCTCCCTCCACCAGATCCACCAGACCCACCGGATCCACCAAACTTACCGTCCTCGTTGAACGGTTCTCCACGACGCTCCCTTACGTCAATCTCTAATCCGCCGTCTCCAAACTCTTCACAAATTCCAAGCTTTCCTCGAAGCTCCTCCATCATCTCAATCCCGACAGGTTCTTGTCGTGCCGTTCATTGTTGTTGCTCCGGCGAGTGCTCTGTTTCTGCATTAACCTGTCTCGCCAGTCATTCCTGCTGCTTTGGCCATGTCATGGTTGAAGCCCAAGTGGTTCCTTTGGAGCCGCCTGACCCTTCTCCACCTGATGTGTCTCTGCTTCTTCAGATGCAACCTTTGGCACGAGCTTTAACTTTCAGTGCGGTGTGTAATTTCTCTGACACAAGCATATCTTCTCTGCCTTGGCCACTACTCCATTTTGAAGCCAATTCG GTGGATGAGAAACCCATTGTTATCTTCAGCCCGATGAATATGATTGTAGCGAGTTCTGATGTCCCATTTGTCTCATATTTGGAGCAGTCTCATTTCCCAATATTTCCTCTTATATGGAGTGAATTGGATGAACAAGCGTCGTTGGTATTGCAAGGATCTTCCTCCCATCGAATGCTCTTTTCTGCGTCTGGTGCAGTGTGTGTAGTCCTATGGGTTACACTAGATGCGATCTTTCGAGAAGCTTATGAAGCCGTTTTTGATACGATTTCTTATGGTTCTTCTTGTGATCTGTATCGCCATTCTATCTATCGTTTTGATACGATTTCTTATGGTCTCTTCTTTTGTTTAGCTCGCAGTAGCTTTTATGTATCCTCCTTTGATGGAGTTTAA
- the LOC106452591 gene encoding uncharacterized protein LOC106452591 isoform X1 yields MAKYMLERWMLEDEDGDYDDELGLFDVPITERLSHRTDRGAGWRHVQQLMYESDQQCYDILRMNQMTFEALCKMLAERYGLKETHHVYLEESVAMFLETFGQDKTKRDIAARYQRSLDTVQRKLDDVLSAILMFAVDTLRPQEGEFGRVSPVLRNDDRYWPHFRDCIGALDGTHVSVRPPSQNAEAYNGRKQGPTMNVLAICNFDMKFIYAYVGVPGRAHDSKVLTHCARNEASFPHPPPGKYYLVDSGYPMRTGYLGLHRNMRYHLDQFATGGPPVSARELFNRKHSGL; encoded by the exons ATGGCAAAATAT ATGCTTGAAAGATGGATgttggaagatgaagatggTGATTATGATGATGAACTTGGTTTGTTTGATGTGCCTATTACTGAGAGATTGAGTCATAGAACAGATCGAGGAGCAGGATGGCGACATGTTCAACAACttatgtatgaatctgatcagCAATGTTATGACATTCTTCGAATGAATCAAATGACTTTTGAAGCTTTGTGCAAGATGCTAGCTGAGCGATATGGATTGAAAGAGACTCACCATGTCTACCTTGAAGAATCTGTGGCGATGTTTCTCGAGACTTTTGGTCAAGATAAGACGAAGCGGGATATTGCTGCAAGGTATCAAAGGTCATTGGATACAGTGCAAAGGAAGCTTGATGATGTCTTGAGTGCTATTCTCATGTTTGCAGTGGATACATTAAGACCACAGGAAGGCGAGTTTGGAAGAGTAAGTCCTGTTTTGAGGAATGATGATCGGTATTGGCCTCATTTCAGAGATTGTATTGGAGCACTTGATGGAACACATGTCTCGGTTCGCCCTCCAAGTCAGAATGCAGAAGCATATAATGGCAGAAAGCAAGGACCTACAATGAATGTTCTTGCTATATGTAACTTCGATATGAAGTTCATATATGCATATGTCGGTGTACCTGGTAGAGCACATGATTCAAAGGTCTTGACTCATTGTGCGAGGAATGAGGCTTCTTTCCCACATCCTCCTCCTGGAAAGTATTATCTAGTTGACTCCGGATATCCGATGAGGACAGGTTATCTTGGTCTGCATCGTAATATGCGATATCATCTTGATCAATTTGCTACAGGAGGACCACCAGTTAGTGCACGAGAGTTGTTTAACCGAAAGCATTCAGGTCTGTGA
- the LOC106452591 gene encoding uncharacterized protein LOC106452591 isoform X2, which produces MAKYTWPPEEIRYFFQLYAEERNKGNKVGTSMNKVGQKNIMEAFEQRFKKKFPDWKPFKNKYDTNRKKYIKIRTRTQNRTGLGFDNMGRIDMSDDWWNEREKECSGIRKSVCKEIDNMDMFEAEFGGVVVTGAEGWSAQHGEASLDSRVGGDDGDDEADSQPAAETQALETETLPAQRKTQPAAQTHSGSSRGKRKRKEKDMVVRLV; this is translated from the exons ATGGCAAAATAT acttggcctcctgagGAAATTAGGTATTTTTTCCAACTCTATGCGGAAGAGAGAAACAAAGGAAATAAAGTTGGTACATCAATGAATAAAGTGGGGCAAAAGAACATCATGGAGGCGTTTGAACAGCggtttaagaaaaaatttcCGGATTGGAAGCCCTTCAAGAACAAATACGACACCAATAGGAAGAAATACATCAAGATTAGGACTCGGACTCAAAATAGGACAGGGCTTGGGTTTGATAACATGGGAAGGATTGACATGTCAGATGATTGGTGGAATGAACGCGAAAAG gAGTGTTCTGGGATTAGAAAATCCGTATGCAAAGAGATTGATAATATGGATATGTTTGAAGCGGAATTTGGTGGTGTAGTAGTAACTGGAGCTGAAGGATGGAGCGCTCAACATGGAGAAGCAAGTTTGGATTCTAGAGTGGGTGgagatgatggtgatgatgaagctgattcTCAGCCAGCAGCGGAGACTCAAGCATTGGAGACAGAAACCCTGCCAGCTCAGCGCAAAACACAGCCAGCAGCTCAGACTCATTCTGGGAGTTCAAGAGGAAAAAGAAAGCGTAAGGAAAAAGATATGGTTGTGAGGCTTGTGTGA